The sequence below is a genomic window from Escherichia marmotae.
CGGGCCATCTGACAGGCAAGGCGGCGCAGTTCACGCCATACCTGACGGGAAGGGATGCCAAAGAACTGGAACTGGCGGACCCGGTGAAGGCGCGCCCAGCCGATGGCGCGTTCCACGCTTTCTGCCATCGTCTTTCCTGATTCGTCGTCGATGCGCGGTTTGCCTGTTTTCGGGTCGATGCCATCCACGGCGCGGCTGTCCAGGTTTTTTCCGATGTAGGTCGCGATGTAGCCGGTCGGCGTGCCTTTTGAGCCGTCGATATACTCCGCCTTAAAGCGAGGGGTGATATCGCTGCCCAGCTCGTGGCGGTCTTCCTGAATGGCAATATCGCGGACGTGGGACACAATGGTGTCGATTTCATCAGGATGTGCAAAGACCAGCATATGCCAGTGCACGGTGCCGTCATGGTGAGGCTCCGCCGTGCGGATACCGTACCAGCGCAGGCCTTCGCGGTTCAGTTTTTTGCGGACTGCGGCAAAGAACGTGTTAACCAGGTAATCGCTGGAATCACGCATGGTGGCCCCGTTCCACTTCGGGTTCGGATGACCGTTATCCGTTGTGGCGTGGTACTTCGAAGGGGTGGTGACAGTCAGAAACACCGCTTTGTCACCGCGGGCTTCGGCCAGAAGTTCCAGCCCCTTTGTGGTGGCCATCATTTCTGCTTTACGGTGGACCGGGTTACTTACTCCCGCGTAATACACCGTCTCGAGATCAATCGTGAACCCGTCTTTATTTTCCAGCATGAAACTTTTCAGGAAATCGCGTGTTTTCTCGCGCTGTGCGCGAAACTCGCTTAACGCGTCCTGGCTCAGATAGGGCGATGTTTTTCTGGAAACCAGACAGGCGGCGCGGAGTTGTTCTTCTCTCCACTCGCAACGTAACAGCCACAGTTTGCGTTTCCACCATTCCGCACAGGTCAGGCGAAGGATTGCGCCCGGCAGCAGCTCCGTGTCCGGTTCGTTCCTCCGGTCTTTATCTGTTGTCAGTGCGTCATAATGTGGAGGCATGGCGTGCAGGTGTAACGCCATGCGGGCCAGCATCTGATACGCCTTCAGGGTTACATCCATGGTCAGCTCGCCATCGGTCGCGCCAAAGCCATCGCAGAGTTTTTCGAAGGTGCTGCTGAACATCGCCGCCGTCATGGTGGCCAGCGTCTGTATCTGGTGCTTGTTAAGCTGCGGCAGGTAAAGCAAATCGTCCAGGCGTTCGCGTCCGGCAAGGGCGCGATAACCCGGTGTCAGCCAGCGGCTGTCGGTGCGGTCCAGACGTTCGAATATTTTGCGCAGGGTTCCGCGCGCGTAGCCCTCTGCTGGTCGACTCTTTTTGCCTTTCTGGCGGTCAGATTCCTGCTTCTTACGTAAAAAAGAGAGGCGGCGGCTCAGGGGTTCACGCAGATAAACAGGTAGTGCCTTTAGTGTGACAAATGCACGGGCCACCGGGTCTTTTTCTGTTACCCGGCGCTTACTGATGATGTTCTATGCCAGCTTTTCACGCTGTCCGGCTTCCTCAAGGGATGCCATGAGTTTTTTACCCATGGCGGATTGTGCGAAAAAGGCTTCTTCCTTCGCTTCCTGTTCTTCCTGTGCCTTTTTGTCCGCCTCAAGGTAGTAACGGATGGCTCGTTGCAGGTCGGTTTCAGTTTCCTGCCTGCGTTCCGTAAATCTGGCCGGATCAATGGCTGGCCGTGGTTCATTCCAGCTCCATGCAAACTCACTCATGGCTGGTATCCCGTCACGCGCTGCCACTCCTGCGAGAAGAGGGCGGAAAGGCGGTTAAATTCAGCGGTGTATTCACTCAGCGAGGCACACCCGCCAGCAGTACGATGCGCCAGTATTGCCGCAAATACGGAGGCCGGGGAGTCGTAATACGCCAGCAGTGATTCTCCATGCGGTGTCAGGCAGTGCAACGCCAGTCCGTGTGGTGTGAAGTCCACGCGGTAGCAGTCGTCTACTGTGAAATAAAGGGTATCCGTATTCTCCGGTTTTGTGGTGCGTGCTCTGTTGTCACGACCACGAATGTAGAGATCAAATAATCCCTGGAGAACGGGAGCCAGACGGGTGTCCTGTGTGCGCACCCATCTTGTGAAGTCATGAGCGTCAATCATGCTGCAATTCTCTTTACTACAGATGTGCGAAGGCCTCCCGCCGCAAGGTGCAGGAAAGGCCCGGAACAGGAATTAATGGAGTTTGTTTTGCTGCTGGATGAGCTGTTGAAGCTCGTGCAGATCATCCGCCAGATAGCTGAAAACAGAGGCGGAATAAATGTTTGATAGTGCGTGGCTGCGCTCATGCAGCATATTGATGTGCATGATTTGCGCGACGCGTGATGCGCGGGAAAGTCTGCGGTTGATTTCAGTCTGGATGTGACGACGCTCCGCGATAGCGCGGTGCTGTTTGCGGTTTGCCATGGTGTGGCCCCTTGTGTAGTAAGTTGTGAAAACTCACCATCCAGAGCTGCGAAACTGTGGGTGGCGAGACGTACGAGGTTCGCAGTACCGGCTACACAAGAACCCGGCCCGACCGAAATCGGCCCCGTACGCCCCGCCATAATTCTGACGCGAAAAAAACGTGGCAATACAGTACGCACAAAAAAACCGCTGGCGCGGTTGTGCGCTTGTGTAGTCAGCAGGCTGCGAAACCCGGCACCCGTTTTGTGAGGTGCAGCGGAAATGTAACCTGACTGATTGCGGCATGGCAAGCGGTTTTTTTGTGTGTGCATGTTCTGGTTTCTTAGTGGTTCAGAAAAAAATCAAAAACCTTGTCAATGCGTTGCAGCAGCTCTTGCTGTATTGCTTCCGGCGTTTCCGGTTCGCTTGGCGCCTCCAACGTCGCGCAGAAATCCTCGATTTCATGACGGAGCGTCAGGCGAATGGCGAGAGGTGTGGTTCTGGCGTGCTCCAGCTCATCCAGCAGCGCCAGCACAGCAGACGGCGAGAGCATTGCGCGAAACGCCAGTAATTTTTGAGGCGTTGCCATTCGTTGCAGGTCAGTCGCCAGTTCGCGTAATTCCTGGTGGTTGATGGCGCTCATGCTCTGGCTTCCTTCAGTAGCTGGTTAAACATGTTGGTAAGTGGATTGCCGCACCCGAACGGCATCGGGTTTATCTGGTAAGAAAAGCGACCGCCTGTTTTGCGCTCTTTTCTTATGACTGAACCGCTGCGCCAGAGTCGGCGTAACTCCGCATTAATGGCTGTGGTTGGGGTATTCAGTGCTGCGGCGATTTCTCCACCGCTACACCCCGGATTGGCGGCGATATAGTCCAGAATGGTCATCTGCGTGACTCCTGTACCTGTCGGATAAGGTTCACCCGCACCACATTCGTGGCGCAGAAGTAAGTGCCGTCAGTGAGATAGATGTGATGTGCATCCTTTTCTGAACGGTGTTTGTCGATTGTGGTAATCAGGCGTTCGTCGACTTCGTATTCACGCCCTCTGGAGGTAAAACGAACGACAGGAAAATGCTTAATTGCCATTACGCCTCCTTGGCGTGTGCGAATACCTCCGCGAATGCGGATTGTTTTTACATTTTCTTATTTAACCTGTGGTTTTATTTGCTCTGTTATTCGCCAGTGAAAAAGCGTTCAATCTTTTTTATTGAATGAATAATTCGCATAATCCCAATGGCGCAGGCCACCGAAATAATCAGAACAAGCCATGAGATAAATATACTCATGCGATATTCCCCAGCTTATACGGTTCAATATGTTCCCCGCATTCTGCGGCACAGATCAGCTCGGAAAGTTCGTTAAGTGCATCCAGAGCATCAGCGTAAAAAGCCACGTCATACAGACTCCGGATTGCCCTGGTCAATGAGTCACGGGCTGCACGTTCAGCATGAGCGCCTGATGCGCTTAAGCGAAAATAAAAACGCTCAAGTGCTTTGTTAATGAGAGTTTTATATTCTTTGCCCATCACAACGCCCTTTAATCTGCTTTCTTAATTTCAACTTCTGAATCCATACAAATAATTTCGATATAGGGTTCATCGCCATTAGCCTGGCGCGCTTTTTCAGCTTTGCTAATGATTTCTCGTACGGTCTGGTACGGAAGTTCCACAAGCAGTCGCGTGCCGTTCAGATAAACGTAAGTGGCTTCGTCGGCTCCGTTTTTACCCGCCGGAGCCACTCCATCAATAGCGGATGTGCGTAATAACAGTTCACCGCGAAAATCAATAAAACGGATAAATACACCTTGTGCATGGTCTTTGGTCATAAAGCACCTGTTATAAATCAGCCTGTTTAATAAAACTTTGTCCGCGAAGCAGACGATCAACCGTGCGTAGTGCTTCGTATAATGTGAAATCCTGCCCGAACTGATTGTCGCCGCTGCTTAGAGCAAAAATGCGGTTTCCAGTAAACGGATTGCGTGGGCATTTGTGGACCACGATTCCAGCTTTCTCAATCAGCCAGGCATGCTCGCCGATTTGTTTTACTGGGTAGCCATCCGGCGTTGCGTGTGTATCACTCAGGCTGTAGCGGATGTTGCTGCGTGATGCACTGGTAGTGAAACGGTTAGCGTGACGTTCAGCACCATTACGAAAGCGTGAATTACGTTGTTGTTTCATGTTAAAGACTCTGTACAGATTTAATTATTCCGGCATAGCGGCCGAACTCAAAATATTTGCGATTAAATCGCATCGCATTGTTTTCACGTTTTGCGGACTGCTGGTTCATTTTCGTTTGCCTCCGCACATGAGAATTACGCCGCTTAAGAGGTAACCGAAGTTAATTGATAGTATTACAATTAACATAAGGTCCAATTTGTCCATGCCACACATAATTACCCTCATTGCAGTAGTTGTGGTTTATCAGGTTTCTCACCCGATAAACCAGATAACAAACGCTATAAACATCGCCCCAATAGCTGCCGGGAAAAGCCCTTTGGTATAAGCGGCGATATATTCAATGCTGAGTTCAATAAAGCGTTCTTCATGTCCCGTTAACTTACGAAACAAATAGATCGCTATTACGCCTATCTCAATAAAAACAAGGGTCAGAATGGCGCTGATGATATGGCTGGTCATTTATGACTAAAGCCCCAGCCACAACAACCATGCATCGCGGCGTTCTTTCGGTTGCTCAAAAAACGCTTTGCGCATGCCTTCGTTAAATGCTGGCAGATATACCCAGTTTTCTGATGCACGCGTCTTTACTGAACCTGGTTTCACAAAGTCAATTGTCGGTAGCTTTGCTGCGTCAATCATGGTTCTGACTGTGGATTCCTTGCGGCCGATCATCTTGGCGAATAGTTGATATGGCACCGCTTCAAGTGGATATGGTGCTACCTGAATGAAGCCCCCAAGCTCTGATTCGCTCATTGTGGTAATCTCCCTAATTCGTTCGAATGGCTCAAAATGGCTTATATCGGCTTATTTGAGTGTTTTTATGTTTGTGCCCGATGTGGCATGT
It includes:
- a CDS encoding MarR family transcriptional regulator; amino-acid sequence: MTILDYIAANPGCSGGEIAAALNTPTTAINAELRRLWRSGSVIRKERKTGGRFSYQINPMPFGCGNPLTNMFNQLLKEARA
- a CDS encoding DUF4754 family protein — encoded protein: MGKEYKTLINKALERFYFRLSASGAHAERAARDSLTRAIRSLYDVAFYADALDALNELSELICAAECGEHIEPYKLGNIA
- a CDS encoding DUF4761 family protein, producing the protein MKQQRNSRFRNGAERHANRFTTSASRSNIRYSLSDTHATPDGYPVKQIGEHAWLIEKAGIVVHKCPRNPFTGNRIFALSSGDNQFGQDFTLYEALRTVDRLLRGQSFIKQADL
- a CDS encoding Cox family DNA-binding protein; translation: MSESELGGFIQVAPYPLEAVPYQLFAKMIGRKESTVRTMIDAAKLPTIDFVKPGSVKTRASENWVYLPAFNEGMRKAFFEQPKERRDAWLLWLGL